The genomic DNA CATTAAATTTACATTGACAATGACTTTTTTTATACTTCAGACATTTGTCAAATGCTTTCTTCATATAACAAATGTTGTGGTCCAGGACAATTTGCAGATCTGGAAGAACTGAATATGAAGAGTATTACTGCACTCAGTAATTTAATTCTAATAATATATGTGAAGACCAATGACTTATTTTGAATGATTTCCAAGTCCAGTTTTCAGAACACTGACCTATAAGTATACATGTTAAGAGCAGGCTAACTGTTTGGGCTGGATTCGGATTGTCAAGTATGGTTGTCATAACGTTGGCTGAAACAGTGGCAGCCCATGTATGACTTGAAATTTCTTCCTCCTTTCAAATCTCCTCAAATCTTCAAAACTCCAAGGCCCTTGAAGAATTATGTCGAGGGAACATTCATGGTGTACCTTCTCAGGATTCCAAAGCATGACCCAGTTATCTACTTCAAGGCAGATCAAAGGGGTGACTCAGTCATGAAGCAGCTCAGTCCTGTCTGTACATAACCCTTCCATGAGACTCAGAATATAGCACATGTGGACAAAGTAGCTTGCACTAACTCTCACACGGAGACTGGTGAAAACAGTAAGTATGGTCGAATTTTATCCCACAGAGATTGGAAGATTGCCATGGACAGCTGCTCCAGCTATAGGAGAGCATtcaaagagagcagaaaaaagtgTTGCAGTTATGAATGGAGCACATAAAAGACAAGCAGAGGCTGTGGGATGAGAATGAGGAACAGTAGTACATCACTTGTGTGGTATAAAACTATAAACTTCAACTACACTCTGCTGACCAAGATCTCAACCGAGACACAAAGGAGTTTCATTCTCCAGTTAAGCGACAAAAAGGCAGAGTTGGACAGTGTCAAAAGGCAAAGCCCTGAGCAAGGACACACAAAAGCTACTACTGTGAAAACTAAAGTACCAGGAGGACAAGTGTCTCCAGGTCTGATTGCGTGTCAGTGGAGAGGAGCTGGCAGCACTGAGGAAGATAATAGAAGAATGAGACGGCCTCCTAGACACCAAAATCAGCAATGCATCTTCTACGGAGCAATGGGAACTGTGTCAAGCCCCCGTAACAAACACCAGCCATCCACCAATATCCTGACTGAGGGCAGAGCGGACACAAGGTCACTGTTAGAGCCCAAAGGATTACTTGATTGAACTTGCCAGCAATTATCATAGGGACCACTCCATTCTGGATGATCAGTGCCTGCATACTGCTTTCTTTGAGAACTTTGAGAAGATGTTAAGTAGATTTTCACTGAGGTAGTCAAAGAGATGGCTATGCTACTAAAGCACAGGGGACCACAGAGTGCATCTGGCAGATGTaccacaggaagaaaaaaagcccaTGAGTACTCCTCTACTGTTTCTTTAGCAAGTACACAGAAGCAGGAATAAAGATCTCTCTAGAAAAGGGCCAGTGATACAGAGGGCAGTTGACAACTTTGAAGGTTTTGAAGTTGCACCCAAAGGTGCCAGACTACTAACAATATGTACATAAGCCCTAACTTTGTGAGTGAGCAACTTTTGAAAAAACTGCGTAGCTTCCTGCGTATCTGGAATTTGTCCTTGAGTGTGCCATTATAGCCAAGCCACTTTATGCGCCTTATGGAAGGACAGCCCATGTCGGTGACATCCTGATCAATAACAGGGTAAGCAGAGACAAAGTGGAAGCATCTCCACAGCACCTGGCTGtcccagtcaaaacaaaacccttcaTCCTTATGACTACATTTAAACCACACAGCATCAGTGTTGTGCTCAAGCAAGGGCAAAGTGATGACTTTGGGTATCTTCTATACCAGCAAAATCCTCTCCCCTTTGGATAATCACTTCACCAGCTGCATGACTGCTTGGCCAGCTCCAGTGTCATGCACCTCTATGAATGAGTCAAAGAAACACACTTGCCTCCCTCCAGACATTGTCACTTCTCGAATACCACTTTTACAGACTTCGCAGCTGTTTATGTGGATGGCTCATCTCATGGAAAAGTAAACCAGTTTATGTCAGAGGGTGGTTTGGTGTGGGAAAAACTGCACCATCTTGGAAATCTGCAGAGACTTTGCAGACAGCACAGTACTGCACATGCCATAGCCCCAAAGACTAGACCCCACAGACAAGTCCACATGTGCAAGCATGACAGTGGCCCTGCATTTGGACAGATGTGAAGAACTGCAGCAGGACTTGCCTAACTAGTTGTTTCAACCAGTACTTCACTGTTATCAAGTGCCTCTCCTGTCCGTCTAACCCACTCAGCCATTTGTATATGTCTAAATATACTGGCCCAGTCAACTGCTCCAACGTAGGATACCTATTTGCCCTAAATGTGACCGACTCCTTCACTTAGAAAGCGAAATGCTCATCAGTATCAAATAACTCTGCAGAGAACTCAGCCTTTCACTTTGTCAAATATGTTTTTAGCCGTCAGGGACTCCACAGTCAGTAAATTCAAAAGCACCCATTTCACAGCATTCATTATGGTCCAAGTTTGCAAGACTTAAGGTATGCACGATGTGTAGCCCCTTATCCTCAGTGTTCCAGCCAAGTGGAATGAGTCTACTAAACAGTGCGCAACAGGTTCAAGAATGTCTCAGTCGTAACCGAAAGGGCTAAGACATCAAGCTGCCACTGGACCTAATGTTCATCAGGGCCACACCATCTTGAGCCACTTTAAAGGTGTGGCTTTCAGATGATGAATGATGGACAGGTGGTCTTGCCTCTTCAGCTCTTCGTACCACTAGCACCCCCTCCAAGGGACACAGTTCCAATGAGCTACCTTATGGATCTGGCAAGATATTTACTGGGTTCATTGCTACTCTATGAATCACTATGGCTACCTCATAAtatagtttctctctctctctctctctctctctctttcaggaaaTGGTGTGGTCATACATCTACCAGGGCTGTTTGAGGAGGCTGAGAAGAACTTGAAAAAAGGCAATGGTAAGAGGAAGTACTGCAGTAGCATTTATATAAgtaaaacagaaggaaaatgaatgacttttttttgcccttttgcTTTGGATAAAATTGAACATTTCAAATTCTCCATTCATGCTCTCATACATACCGTTTAAGAgctttttcatgtgtttgatgCAGGACTGGAAGGATGGGAACAGAGACTGAAGATATCAGACCGGGCACATATTGGTAAGATCTGTTGACTTTGCTTTTACTATTGTCAGGTGCAACCAGGAACTGTCATGGTGAGGTATTGGTAATGGAGTTTTACAAAGATCTTGTGTAAAGCCTTCAAATATTTGTACAAATCAAACTTTGGTGCCCAAACCTGTAATCCACAGAGAAAAGTAAATCGAgattttatgtatgtttatgctCTGTTGTTTATAGAAAACAAATtactgcctctctgtctgtgtcctgtggtCTCCTCACATTGTACCAGTTGTTGATGTTGTGTTAGTTTTGTTAGTGTATTTACATTTGTTAGTGTATTCATCATAAGATGTTCATACATATAACCCTATGGTTCATGTTCCCACAGTGTTTAACTTCCATCAAGCTGTTGATGGTATCCAGGAGCAGCAAAGACAGCAGCAGGCTGGAAAGAAGTGAGCTCTTTCTCACCCTGAAAATGGTTCATATTGACACAGTTATATGCCCTACCATGACACTCATGTCTTGCTGTTTGTCATTCTGGTTTTATATTCCAGTTTGGGAACCACCAAAAAAGGCATTGGTCCGGCATATTCTTCCAAAGCTGCACGTAAtggactgagagtgtgtgaccTCGTCTCTGATTTCTCCATCTTTGAAGAGAAGTGAGTGCTGGCATTGGCTGAAGCTCTGTGTCATGCACACAAACTGTCTAAACCAACAAGTCATGTGTAGAAACTGTTCACAATCATGTGTAGAAACAAATCGTGTATTCACTGAATTATTCATTATAAAGCTCAGAGTTTTGGTGTGGGTGATCTCAATTTCAAACAAGATTTTTTGGTGAGATTACCATGTAGTAGCATGAAATAAGACTGATAGTTTGACATCTAGCTTATATTTACAGAGAGCTGCTGAGTTATCACAGGTCTTGTGCAGAAGTATCTCGACTCAAATGATCTTTTATTCGACTTCTCACAGGTTCCGTATGTTGGCTGGCCATTTTCAGACCATGTACCCCAAACTTAACATTGATGTTGATGCTGAGCTGCAGCAGCTGAAGGTAATTAGAAAGCTGAACCTGGAGTAGAATGGCCTCAAGGCCTgcgagtgtttttttttgttttctttttgagctGAAATCCTACTGCATAAGCCAATGaagtaaaaatacatatatgtttgACAGATGTGGTGATGTTTGCTCTGCTctattatttaaacatttttcgGTTTCACAGCATATTTTTTGTAATGGACATACCTGATGATTTGACAGGTTTTTGCAGAGAAGTTGCGCCCCTTGGTGACTGACGGTGTGTACTTCATGCACAAAGCTCTCACTGGACCCAGCAAAAAGATCCTTGTTGAGGGGGCCAATGCTGCCCTCCTGGACATTGACTTTGGTGAGCATGGCAGGCGTCCAACCTAAAATGATGTGGGTCAAAATGAATCTAATATGATCTGAACCtagatattttcatttcttaaacTCCCTTGTTTTTCTTACAGTTGTGAAGTCACTCACAATGGAAATTCCCCAATTTGTTGAAGAGAAGTTAGTTGGAATTGTATGAACATTAACAAATGATCTTATTTTTCTCCAGGGACCTACCCCTTTGTGACCTCATCTAACTGCACggttggaggtgtgtgtacTGGTCTCGGTGTGCCCCCATCCCATGTGGGACGTGTGTATGGAGTGGTGAAGGCTTATACCACCAGAGTGGGTGTGGGGGCATTCCCCACAGAGCAGGACAATGTAAGTAtcactttgtttgtgtgtgtgtttgtgtgactgactaAAATTCAGTCTGGTTAATatgcatgtttttccttttgttgtgTTTAGTCTTTTAGGATGATGCATAGTTTGTTTTGTGTACCAAATTAACATTAAGTGTGGAATGATCTGGTACCTTCTATGATCTGTTTGCCTCTCACTTGGGAGAGAGTGCTGTTTGTATAAAAATTCATGCAGCTAGATAGTTGCCTGATGGGCAGTAACAGGGAGAGTAACCAATACGTTCGTTGGCAAGAGATCCACACCTCAAATGTGTACCCTTAACCACAGACGCAGGACATGCCCCTGTACTATGAGACAGTAATGGGctgaatgtttttatgttttttttgtgtggtagGAGATTGGTGAACTGCTGCAGTCCAGGGGGAGGGAGTTTGGAGTTACGACGGGCAGGCGGCGACGTTGTGGATGGCTGGACTTAGTCTTGGTCCGATATGCCCACATGGTGAACGGATTTACAGCGTAAGGACAGCTTGCTATAGAAATTTTTAGAGGTTTCTGGATAAAGGCTAAATATGAAATACGCATGCCAGAATATTAATTTTCAAATGTGTATTAATAATTTCCATTAATGACCATTCTACACTGACCTTTGAACTTGTTTAACAGCATCGCTCTAACCAAGTTGGATATCCTGGACACTTTACCTGAGATTAAAGTGGGCGTGGCATACAGCGTTGATGGAAAACCCCTTCCAAGTTTTCCTGGTATGTCTTCCAAGCTCAGAATGAATCACAAGGCTCAATATGGTGCCACAAAATCATTGATTGAAGTTCAGAAAGATTCAAAAAGAAAGATTCCTGTATGGTTTGCTTTCTGAGGCAACTTGTACGAACAAAAGTTCTCAGATGTTATTCTACATCCAAGATTTGATTtgttcaaaataaaatttatatAAAACCACAAATAACTAGTGGCAAATAACTAGTCTCTGAATTAAGTACAGTTAACCACATTACCAAGCTCATTAAACCCCTTTCTTAAACCATTTCTGCCTCACATGTTACCTCTCCTCTTTGCACAATCAAAAAATTGTAGATGATTGTTTCCCTCTCACGTGGAGTTCTCTTGTTGTCTCATTAGCGAACATGGACGTCCTCACGCGGGTCTCGGTGACGTACGAGACGCTGCCCGGCTGGTGCTGCAGCACTGAGGGCGTGCGCAATTTCGAACAGCTGCCTCCCCAAGCGCAGGACTACATCCGCTTCATCGAGAAATTCCTTCAGGTGCCAGGTGAGGCTACAAAGGAAACGCtgagtttaaagaaaaaaaaaaacctttgccAAAAAAGCTTACCAAACTTGAGCTCCTCACTCGTTAGAACCGTCTTGTTTTCTGACCGCATTGTTTAACCATCCGTTTATCTCTCTGTCGCTTCCCAGTGAAATGGGTCGGAGTTGGCAAGTCCAGAGAGAGCATGATCAAGCTGTTCTGACCGGAACAATGGGATCACTGTGGGACCAGGAATTTTAATAAAACGATCAGCATGATGACCCTGAGGTTCAGAACCTCAGAGACTACATTACCTGAATGTATACACCAGCACTGTATTAGAACCAAGATTTCATTAAAGGGACCTACACCTCTGTTGTATTGTCTCAGAACTGTCACCTCAAAAATTCATTCCATAACTTTCCTATGATGTGCAAGAGCAAAAATTCCTTTAATTAGTAGTATTTGGACCTTATTTTAATCAATGGAGCTGTTATTCATATTTGACAAATAGGTCAGAAGCACAGCACGAATTCACaaagatgtttctctctcacccttaaCAATTACTGCAATGTAGACGAGCGGACCGATTTTTAGCATGTTGTATTTCATGCAGCTAGCATTCTTAAACGATTCCTCtgtacacgtttttttttttcatgtagtcCAATTTTAATGGTCAGTAATAGACCTCTAATACAAAGTATGCTTTTAAGCTGAGCTCTATGAGTGAACAGATTTCTCTAGGGTTAGATAATATTCATTGTTTGGGATCGCAGTTGACTGATGAGAAATTAAGTCAAATGTATGAGAAATAAAGTAAAGTGGATATCTTTAAGTTTTACTCTGTGTAAATACTTCTGTCTCCACCCACCTACTGATGCATTGGAGTGATGAAATATTGTGATCCAGTTTCACATTTACAGTTGGCttcatgtgaaaacaaaatgcaatcCAGTTTCACTTTTGCAACTTTTTCCACAATCAAAGAAACATTAACTGATATTtgggaaaggtttttttttacttatttatttttaatttttcgaTTCTGACTTACGCAGCTCTAGATTTTAGACCGTTCCCTTTTATCTTATGTAAGAAGAAACTGAAGGTACGCTGCCAGAGCAAATGGAGATAGTTAAACAGGGGGTCAAATTTCAAAGCGCATTCTCTCTATTTATGGCAGTTTATTCAAAATAATAAATTCTTATAAATGATTAGCTTTTATAATTCCCGAAGTTTTAAGATATAACGTGTAGAATTACCGTCAGGTGCGAGCTTTCATTTTGATCCTGAATTATTTCCGCTCTCTTTTCCAAAGGACGTGTCTCTGTTAACAAGCTCCTTGTTTTCGTGACTAAGCTTAATGTCATCAGCTTCTAGCGAAATACAATACTTTAATGATTCGTCACATGTGTAGTGAAAAAAGTCTTCCGCAGACATGTTGACAGAGATATGGGGGCGAGCGCAAATTATTGAAGAGCGCTGGTTGGAGAAACGAGATTGCTTTTGATACCTCCCACGGTGTAGCTGCTCACTTAAAATTCATTGAAACGAGTTTCGACAACTTTGTAGCCAACTAACCACGAATTAAACTGTAGTGAACGCAGAAAAATGAGAGCGAGGTTACGAATCTATTTTGGAATGCTTTACATCATGATATTTTCCAAAATATCAGACATGAATGCTAAGGTAGGGGACATGATTACTTGATTAACTAATTGACGCTTTGATCATTCTCATTTTTAATACTCGAACAAATGTGTGTCTTTTCATGTTAAGTAAAATGTTACAGATGTAACGTCGTTTCATGTATAACATGTAAATGTATAACGTATCATTTCCCCCCTTTGTTTCTAAATATAATTTGTTTATATACGATACATATACTGAATCTAATTTTTCAGCGCAGAAACATATTTTGCAGCTCTAATTATTTGACACTTTTTCCTGTTAGTAGGTCTTGTggtgtttggggaaaaaatggcACAGTCTGGCCTTTGGCATTTACTGGAAATTTTAAAACACTTGCTTTCTCAAGGCACTTCAGTATTCTAAAGTCTCTTGAGCAATCCTGAATGCTGTAATCGTTTTATTGGTTCATGCCTTTTCTTGGAGTTAACTACCGCTAATTTTATGTTTGTcagattgtttttctttctcgaCTGTATATTGAGTCTGACATCACTCATGCGTATTTGCGTGCTTCACATCTGTCTAACTGTACAGACAGCGTGTTTAAATGCACACGAATGCTGGTTTGCATGCGGGACAAATGTGCCGTTACATCAGTTTTCAGTGGAACATATTCATTACTGTATGTATTCACACCAAACAATGGGACAGGTCTGAGTTATAACTTTCATGACAAGGTGACAGAATGACAAGGTgaccatgcaaacacacacacacacacacacacacacaccctggaaTTGCAGTGTAGGAGAGACTGACCAATCCTAAGTGTCTCCAGGACTTGCGTAGTGGACATGCTCAATCACAGATCATTTGATGGTGTTCAGCTGACTCACATGACACACAACTGGATTTGTCATTGTACACTCACAGTCATatctttatatttttctttgtcttacAGCCTGTTTCTGAATTCATTTGTGAGAACACCAAGTCCTCGAAAGGTACTGTTCCTCTAGATGATTGTCCAAGGGTAGGAATTTcatcaaatatttttattttgtatttcttgTCTTGAACTTCATGagcaaaaaaagtaaaatataaaattccATAGATGGATGTAAGCAACTTGGAAGTTTAATTTCCACACTGCCTGAATGACACACGGTCTTTCACACAAGTAAAATAGTAACTGTTGATTGTAACTGTTGTGTGTTCAAAGCAGCACATCATTTTTACGCCACTCTCTGCTGTTTTCCCTAAGTGGTTGTAAGGCCAACAGCATCAGAGAAAACCTTTAAAACTGTGATTTGGACATAACATGACATATGCAAATATTATATTGTGATGGAAAACATCTGTGCAAGTATACACATATGACATCTTCTTTCTTCAACAGCAAAAAATGTAACGATTGCATACTGTCATACTGAGTGCAAGCCACGGGAAACTCTGGTTGAAGTGCTGAAGGAGATCACTGAGGAGGTGCATCATGCTCTAAAACCTTGCTCTATACCACTCCAGCGCTGTGGAGGCTTTTGCAGTGATGAAGCCACAGAGTGTGCCCCAGTTAAAAACCACACAATCATAGTGGAGGTACAGCCAGGCATAAGCCAGGTtttgtatacacacagacacacacacacattatgtatatatatgtgtgtgtatgtatgtgtgtgtgtgtgtgtgtgtgtgtgtgtgtgtgtgtatatatatatatatatatatgtaatgtatatatatgaatttTTCACTCATGAATGGACCATGTGTGACCACTCTGTGACTCAAGTCACCTCTCCAAACGTACCATTTTATAActggttgtttatttgttttttttttcccagaatgaTGTATGTGCTCTGTAGCAGTCTTTAGTAGTTACAATTAATAGAAAAGATGATAATATGACATTCTTATTATAGAAATTGCTACAGCTGACTACAAAGTAAATATGTAGATGTTGAACAAGCGTTTAGGCAGAAAAAATATCTAGAATGTAACTACAAACATTGTTGTCTGGCTAAAGTCTTTCATGAATATTAATTAGTCGCATGTTTCTGATATTGCCGTGACTCTGACACTGGGATGACACTTGTATTAATGTCACTAAGTTATGTCTAGACCAGGGGTCTGCAACCTTTATTATCAAAAGAGCCATATTTGCCCCCTCCCACCAAATAAAATTCATCTGGAGCCGCTAAACCTATTTGACCcttaaaataaagataacacAGTTTATAGAATTTTGTATATAGTTATACTCTATATACAAAAACTATTgtttataatgcatttatgaGATTGTAGAAATACAATAGGCCTACagcattagattttttttttgttgtttgctaaTTTCTCGCCACATATCAACCGTACAAGTAAGCCAGCATTGTTGATAGTGAAAGCAAAATTAAACACTCTATTTTCCTCCAACACCTCTCTTTTCTTGGATTTATCCATAATAGCTTGCCGGGGGCGGGGGTCAGATTTGCATATTAGCCACCTGCTTGGAAAAGCGCCCAGAAGTGCGAGTACACAGGGTGTGACGCATACTTTAGTGGACAaagtattaaaacattttttttaatttccacagAAATTAAGAAGTGTTCCCTATGAAAAGATTAACCACTGCGCAACAAAAATgagtaaacataaaacaaaaataaccatTATTTATTTCGGTGTAATCTGTGGTCAAAGCTACAGAGAGCCATTGCAGAGGTGCTGACGAGCCGCGGGTTGCCGATCCCTGGTCTAGACTATCTTTTACAGCATCAACTCGTGCAAGTATTCAGTCAAgttttcctgttattttttatAATAAGTTGACAGccacatacatttacaaaaatgtatAGAGCCTGTAGCTACAATAAGTTCCATAGATATGGCTCCAATGAGCAGTGATGTAACTGGTGTTTAAACAGCTTCCTTTGAGGGTTAGTGATGGCACTTATAGGTTATTCCCTGCATGTGAAGCAATAAGTCAGTAAAGTTGTTTTTTGCATCAGTGCTTTCCACTGCAGTACCAAGTACTGTGAGTGTCTTTGTACACTGCCATTGTTAGTTGTTCATCAAGCTCAACCTCTGATCCTTACTGGCTCATAGGTGCCTCACCTGCTTACCTGAGTACCAACGGTTTGTGCAAGTCCTCAACACTGACCTGTTGTCAGTTGAATCAAACTTGGATGGACTCTCCTGGGGCCTGTTGCCACTGGTTACCCAGTAGCATTTGAGGAACATGGAACATGCTATGATTCACCAGTTGAAGGAACAATTAGCTGAACAAAAGATTACTTTTAAGTTCAACTTATCTGAGGTTGTCCAAACAGGTCTGCATGACCTTAGGTAACATCGAAAGGATGACAGCATTATGGAAAATTGTATGCAAAGTTAAACAAGTTGTAGATATGTTATCCTCTCATCGCAACCTTTTTATCTTATCTCATCTTACACTACgctgtaataataaaaaaacatttaattgaACTTGAACTGGCTAAGAGACCAGATTCTTTTTGGTGAACCGATCCAAATGACAGCCAATCCAAATGACTACCAACACAGTAGGTACTAGGGCTTAAGGGTAAAGCATTCTTGTGGTTGTAACTTACATGTCAGGTAAATATTTCTAAAACCAGGAACAATTATGTCAGTTTTCTGAAGAATGAAACcacttgtttttgctttgttaaaaattcaaatgtttgAAGAATTACCTTCTTGAGAAtaactttgttttctccagtAATAGGTTATCAGTGTAACCATGGTGGATAAATTCTTTTTTGTGCTATTTACAACTGATGTTTTTTCTACCACACAGTTG from Chanos chanos chromosome 8, fChaCha1.1, whole genome shotgun sequence includes the following:
- the adssl gene encoding adenylosuccinate synthase, like isoform X1 produces the protein MAADTTMSNGQETASLNGEPATKRPRDSEEVESLRNPRPPQNKVTVVLGAQWGDEGKGKVVDLLAMDADIVCRCQGGNNAGHTVVVDSVEYDFHLLPSGVLNKKATSFIGNGVVIHLPGLFEEAEKNLKKGNGLEGWEQRLKISDRAHIVFNFHQAVDGIQEQQRQQQAGKNLGTTKKGIGPAYSSKAARNGLRVCDLVSDFSIFEEKFRMLAGHFQTMYPKLNIDVDAELQQLKVFAEKLRPLVTDGVYFMHKALTGPSKKILVEGANAALLDIDFGTYPFVTSSNCTVGGVCTGLGVPPSHVGRVYGVVKAYTTRVGVGAFPTEQDNEIGELLQSRGREFGVTTGRRRRCGWLDLVLVRYAHMVNGFTAIALTKLDILDTLPEIKVGVAYSVDGKPLPSFPANMDVLTRVSVTYETLPGWCCSTEGVRNFEQLPPQAQDYIRFIEKFLQVPVKWVGVGKSRESMIKLF
- the adssl gene encoding adenylosuccinate synthase, like isoform X2, translated to MAADTTMSNGQETASLNGEPATKRPRDSEEVESLRNPRPPQNKVTVVLGAQWGDEGKGKVVDLLAMDADIVCRCQGGNNAGHTVVVDSVEYDFHLLPSGVLNKKATSFIGNGVVIHLPGLFEEAEKNLKKGLEGWEQRLKISDRAHIVFNFHQAVDGIQEQQRQQQAGKNLGTTKKGIGPAYSSKAARNGLRVCDLVSDFSIFEEKFRMLAGHFQTMYPKLNIDVDAELQQLKVFAEKLRPLVTDGVYFMHKALTGPSKKILVEGANAALLDIDFGTYPFVTSSNCTVGGVCTGLGVPPSHVGRVYGVVKAYTTRVGVGAFPTEQDNEIGELLQSRGREFGVTTGRRRRCGWLDLVLVRYAHMVNGFTAIALTKLDILDTLPEIKVGVAYSVDGKPLPSFPANMDVLTRVSVTYETLPGWCCSTEGVRNFEQLPPQAQDYIRFIEKFLQVPVKWVGVGKSRESMIKLF